One stretch of Molothrus aeneus isolate 106 chromosome 2, BPBGC_Maene_1.0, whole genome shotgun sequence DNA includes these proteins:
- the VGLL3 gene encoding transcription cofactor vestigial-like protein 3 — protein sequence MSCSDVAMQQPGAAACGAPRYLAAPAQKKLAVYNKMQESLEVSLPSKQEEDEKDQPAEMEYLNSRCVLFTYFQGDIGSVVDEHFSRALSQASSFNSETALSKSKAGLNPLWRESSTISSQRSGFPTSFWTSSYQPPPPPPCLSGVHPDFPVTAPGTFPAAADPSSWPGHGLHQTAPAPPPAASEAWPYPLASQVSPSYAHMHDVYVHRHHPHHAHVHHHHHHPHHHPQHREPRYGSLLVPSVRAAARIPAAQPDGAKAEPAAAAAGATSAWAGAFHGTVDIVPSFGFDTGLQHQDKSKETAWF from the exons AAGAAGTTAGCTGTGTACAACAAGATGCAGGAGTCTCTGGAAGTGAGCCTTCCCAGCAAGCAAGAGGAGGATGAGAAAGACCAGCCTGCCGAGATGGAGTACCTGAACTCTCGCTGTGTCCTGTTCACTTACTTCCAGGGAGACATTGGTTCCGTGGTGGATGAACACTTCTCGAGAGCTTTGAGCCAAGCCAGTAGCTTCAATTCAGAGACTGCCCTTTCCAAGAGCAAGGCAGGGCTGAATCCTCTGTGGAGAG AAAGCTCCACGATTTCAAGCCAAAGGAGCGGATTCCCCACCTCCTTCTGGACCAGCTCTtaccagcctcctcctcctcccccctgcTTGAGCGGCGTGCACCCCGATTTCCCCGTGACTGCACCAGGcaccttcccagcagcagcagatcccagcagCTGGCCGGGACACGGCCTGCACCAGACTGCCCCGGCTCCTCCGCCGGCCGCCTCCGAGGCCTGGCCCTACCCCTTAGCGTCTCAGGTGAGCCCCTCGTACGCACACATGCACGACGTGTACGTGCACCGCCACCACCCTCACCATGCCCACgtgcaccaccaccaccaccatcctCACCATCATCCCCAGCACCGGGAGCCGCGCTACGGCTCGCTGCTGGTGCCCTCGGTGCGCGCCGCCGCCAGGATCCCCGCGGCCCAGCCCGACGGGGCCAAGGCCGagcccgccgctgccgccgccggcgCTACCTCAGCCTGGGCCGGAGCCTTCCACGGAACCGTGGACATCGTGCCCAGCTTTGGGTTTGATACAG GTCTACAGCATCAGGACAAGAGCAAGGAAACTGCTTGGTTCTGA